The following proteins are encoded in a genomic region of Xanthocytophaga agilis:
- a CDS encoding DUF2480 family protein, with protein MDAEAEIVNRVANSGLLTLDLADYYHPGERIIYDLKDNLFQGLILKEKDFRQFLKEHDWSIYSGKNVAILCSEDAIVPVWAYMLLTSYLEPYANKVVFGDLQSLEQALFQDALSKITLENYINAKVVVKGCGDLPIPSYAYVEITRLLRPIVQSIMYGEPCSTVPIYKKPKNS; from the coding sequence ATGGATGCAGAAGCAGAGATTGTAAATCGAGTTGCTAATAGTGGATTACTTACATTAGATCTAGCAGATTATTATCATCCAGGGGAGAGGATAATATATGATTTAAAAGATAATTTGTTTCAGGGATTAATATTAAAAGAAAAAGATTTTCGCCAATTTCTTAAAGAACATGACTGGAGCATCTATAGTGGGAAGAATGTAGCCATTCTATGTTCTGAAGATGCTATCGTTCCAGTGTGGGCTTATATGCTTCTTACTAGTTATCTTGAGCCTTATGCTAATAAAGTTGTTTTTGGAGATCTTCAAAGTTTGGAGCAAGCTCTGTTTCAGGATGCACTTTCAAAAATCACACTTGAAAATTATATAAATGCTAAAGTTGTCGTAAAAGGGTGTGGTGATCTACCTATACCTTCATATGCTTATGTAGAAATTACCAGATTATTACGTCCAATTGTACAAAGTATTATGTATGGTGAGCCTTGTAGTACTGTTCCTATATATAAGAAGCCCAAAAACAGTTAG
- the tsaB gene encoding tRNA (adenosine(37)-N6)-threonylcarbamoyltransferase complex dimerization subunit type 1 TsaB, whose protein sequence is MALILSIETSVKACSVALHQSGKLLAISQFLVEKATSQILTVAIEQIIKDLGYSLNNLEAIAVAKGPGSYTGLRIGIATAKGLCYALQVPLLAVNTLEVMTEDVKRFFSMSEYLFCPMIDARRMEVFCAIYNRMGEVIAPVEAKIIDENSFIDLLVNKKILFFGDGAIKCKDKITHPNAIFIDTIIPSAVYVGEIAWKFFQTNQVEDVETFEPFYLKEFVSTKPLS, encoded by the coding sequence ATGGCCCTCATTTTAAGTATCGAAACTTCTGTCAAAGCATGTTCTGTGGCATTGCACCAATCTGGTAAATTACTTGCGATTTCTCAGTTTCTAGTAGAAAAGGCCACATCACAGATATTGACAGTTGCAATTGAACAGATAATAAAAGATTTGGGATATAGCTTGAATAATTTAGAGGCCATTGCTGTTGCGAAAGGACCTGGTTCATACACAGGGTTGCGTATAGGAATTGCTACTGCCAAAGGACTTTGTTATGCATTGCAGGTGCCTTTGTTAGCTGTTAATACACTTGAGGTAATGACAGAAGATGTAAAACGCTTTTTTTCTATGAGTGAATATCTGTTTTGTCCCATGATAGATGCCAGAAGAATGGAAGTGTTTTGTGCTATATATAATAGAATGGGAGAGGTTATTGCACCTGTTGAAGCAAAGATTATTGATGAGAACTCTTTTATTGATCTCTTAGTTAATAAGAAAATACTCTTTTTTGGTGATGGAGCTATAAAGTGTAAAGATAAGATAACCCATCCAAATGCCATATTTATAGATACTATTATCCCTTCAGCAGTATATGTAGGGGAGATTGCCTGGAAATTTTTTCAGACCAACCAAGTAGAGGATGTTGAAACATTTGAGCCTTTTTATTTAAAAGAATTTGTAAGTACTAAACCTTTATCATAA
- a CDS encoding trypsin-like peptidase domain-containing protein: MLFPEIENETIEQKQNRFFASPVSNHKTDTSFSVKVPDGLNFVYAAEKVKPAVVHIKTRYEQLSISSPETGDENEEGSDDWFHDFHGFDGPFKGSIPRESAGSGVIISPDGYIATNNHVIEKASEIEVILEDKRSYSGTVIGTDPTTDLALIKIEEENLPFVRYGNTDQLHVGEWVLAIGNPFDLTSTVTAGIISGKGRNINILKDKDNLQIESFIQTDAAVNPGNSGGALVNLRGELMGINTAIASNTGISQGYSFAVPVSLTKKVMDDLLHYGSVQRALLGVHIRDVDAKEAKENGLKQVRGVLVEDINEQSAAQAAGIRSGDVIFKIDNYAINSMTELQSIVGTYHPGDKIAVWVEREGQEQKTWVTLRNSNGNTLLPKPKFAKTINIFGADMAPASSQEKKSLGIGNGVKIVRIADGRIKDAGIRVGFIITEMDSQPVNSAEEVFKIINNSQRAIVVEGVFPNGTKGYHAIAP, from the coding sequence ATGCTATTTCCTGAAATCGAAAATGAGACAATTGAACAAAAGCAGAATCGTTTTTTTGCATCCCCTGTATCTAATCACAAAACTGATACCTCTTTTTCTGTGAAAGTACCTGATGGACTTAATTTCGTATATGCCGCAGAAAAAGTAAAGCCCGCAGTTGTACATATTAAAACAAGATATGAGCAGTTGAGTATCTCTTCACCTGAAACTGGCGACGAGAATGAGGAAGGTTCTGATGATTGGTTTCATGACTTTCATGGTTTTGATGGACCATTCAAAGGATCTATTCCTAGAGAGTCTGCAGGATCAGGAGTAATTATCTCACCAGATGGCTACATTGCAACTAATAACCATGTAATTGAAAAAGCCTCTGAGATAGAAGTTATTCTGGAAGATAAACGTAGTTATAGTGGTACTGTAATAGGAACAGATCCTACAACTGATCTGGCATTGATAAAAATTGAAGAAGAGAATCTTCCTTTTGTCAGATATGGAAATACGGATCAATTACATGTAGGTGAGTGGGTTCTTGCAATAGGTAATCCTTTTGATTTAACCTCTACTGTTACAGCTGGTATTATAAGTGGAAAAGGAAGGAACATCAATATATTAAAAGACAAAGACAATCTACAAATTGAGTCCTTTATTCAAACAGATGCTGCTGTAAATCCTGGTAATAGTGGTGGAGCGTTAGTTAATCTGCGTGGGGAGCTTATGGGGATTAACACAGCCATAGCTTCAAACACTGGTATATCACAAGGATATTCATTTGCTGTTCCTGTCTCACTTACCAAAAAAGTAATGGATGATTTGCTTCATTATGGCTCTGTACAGAGAGCACTATTGGGTGTACATATTCGGGACGTTGACGCAAAAGAAGCAAAAGAGAATGGCCTAAAACAAGTAAGGGGAGTTTTAGTTGAGGATATAAATGAACAAAGTGCCGCACAGGCTGCAGGTATCAGATCAGGAGATGTCATCTTCAAAATAGATAATTATGCTATTAATTCTATGACAGAACTACAAAGTATTGTAGGTACTTATCATCCTGGTGACAAGATAGCTGTGTGGGTTGAACGAGAAGGACAAGAACAAAAAACATGGGTTACATTACGTAATAGTAATGGAAATACCTTATTGCCTAAACCTAAATTTGCTAAAACAATAAATATATTTGGAGCCGATATGGCGCCGGCTAGTTCCCAGGAGAAAAAATCTTTGGGCATTGGCAATGGGGTAAAAATTGTCCGAATAGCAGATGGTCGTATAAAAGATGCAGGGATACGGGTAGGTTTTATCATTACTGAAATGGATAGTCAGCCAGTAAATTCTGCTGAAGAAGTTTTTAAAATTATTAACAACAGTCAGCGTGCTATAGTAGTAGAAGGAGTATTTCCAAATGGTACTAAAGGCTATCATGCAATAGCTCCCTAG
- a CDS encoding aldehyde dehydrogenase family protein: MQDFLKQLNIDSHNPAYSTGLKWGPTLSNQQKEILSPVDNKLIASVQWATPDEYNHVVQTAEAAFIHWRQIPAPKRGEIVRQIGDELRKHKTALGRLVSYEMGKIYQEGLGEVQEMIDVCDFAVGLSRQLYGLTMHSERPLHRMYEQYHPLGIVGIISAFNFPVAVWSWNAMLAAVCGNVCIWKPSEKTPLSAIACQRIISKVLTENNLPEGIFNLILGDATIGHSLASDKRVPLISATGSTRMGRKVGETVANRLGKSLLELGGNNAIIITPNADLEMAIRAVTFGAVGTCGQRCTSTRRLIIHESIYQTVVERLVSIYVKLPIGNPLEDGVLVGPLIDKQAAQNFTQALNEVKKAGGKILAGGEILSGEKYSTGTYVTPALVEAQNDYAIVQEETFGPILYLIQYKGNLENAIAIQNNVQQGLSSAIFSLDLREVEIFLSYAGSDCGIANVNIGTSGAEIGGAFGGEKETGGGRESGSDAWKAYMRRQTNTINYSNELPLAQGITFEV, from the coding sequence ATGCAGGATTTTTTGAAACAATTGAATATAGATTCTCATAACCCAGCATATAGTACTGGTTTAAAATGGGGTCCCACTTTATCTAATCAACAAAAGGAAATATTATCTCCTGTCGATAACAAACTCATTGCCTCAGTACAATGGGCTACACCAGATGAATATAATCATGTGGTTCAAACAGCAGAAGCAGCATTTATACACTGGAGACAGATACCCGCCCCCAAAAGAGGAGAGATAGTACGTCAGATTGGAGATGAGCTTCGTAAACATAAAACGGCTCTTGGTCGTTTGGTCAGTTATGAAATGGGAAAAATTTACCAGGAAGGATTGGGCGAAGTTCAAGAAATGATAGATGTGTGCGATTTTGCTGTTGGTCTATCCAGACAATTGTATGGATTAACAATGCATTCAGAAAGGCCTCTCCATCGTATGTATGAGCAATATCATCCATTAGGGATCGTTGGAATTATTTCTGCATTCAATTTTCCTGTTGCTGTCTGGTCATGGAATGCTATGTTGGCTGCAGTTTGTGGAAATGTTTGTATCTGGAAACCATCTGAAAAAACTCCCTTGAGTGCTATTGCCTGCCAGCGGATTATAAGCAAAGTGCTTACAGAAAACAACTTACCAGAAGGGATTTTCAATCTGATATTGGGAGATGCAACTATTGGACATAGTCTTGCATCAGACAAACGAGTTCCTCTTATTTCAGCCACAGGTTCTACTCGGATGGGACGAAAAGTTGGTGAAACTGTTGCCAATCGTTTAGGAAAATCATTACTGGAACTTGGAGGAAATAATGCGATCATCATTACTCCCAATGCAGATCTGGAAATGGCAATACGAGCCGTAACTTTTGGTGCTGTAGGAACATGTGGCCAGCGTTGTACATCTACAAGAAGATTAATTATACATGAATCAATCTATCAAACAGTTGTAGAGCGGTTAGTAAGTATCTATGTTAAATTACCTATTGGTAATCCATTGGAGGATGGAGTCCTTGTAGGACCGCTTATTGATAAACAGGCTGCTCAAAATTTCACTCAAGCACTTAATGAAGTAAAGAAAGCAGGTGGTAAAATCCTGGCTGGTGGAGAAATTTTATCAGGAGAGAAATACAGTACAGGAACTTATGTAACACCAGCATTAGTAGAAGCACAAAATGATTATGCAATAGTTCAGGAGGAAACATTTGGGCCTATTTTATACCTTATTCAATACAAAGGTAACCTTGAAAATGCTATAGCAATTCAGAATAATGTACAGCAAGGCTTATCCTCTGCTATTTTTTCACTTGATTTGCGCGAAGTGGAGATTTTCCTGTCATATGCGGGCTCGGATTGTGGTATCGCAAATGTCAATATAGGCACTTCTGGTGCTGAAATAGGAGGAGCCTTCGGAGGAGAAAAAGAAACTGGTGGAGGTAGAGAATCCGGCTCTGATGCATGGAAAGCCTATATGCGTCGTCAAACAAACACTATTAATTACAGCAACGAACTCCCTCTTGCTCAAGGCATTACATTTGAAGTATAA
- a CDS encoding response regulator: MAENTQRFNTIMLIDDNEIDNLINQKIIESAGIAKHIFTHTGGKSAIEFLKNMEKIAAVTNNVTLPELIFLDIDMPLMDGFQFLDEFEKLSKETKEYCKIVMLTSSINPQDMSKSKKYDYVKKYVNKPLTQDSLKKLGI, translated from the coding sequence ATGGCAGAAAATACTCAGAGGTTCAACACCATTATGTTGATTGACGACAATGAGATTGATAACCTCATAAACCAGAAGATTATTGAATCGGCAGGTATTGCCAAGCATATTTTTACCCATACTGGTGGAAAAAGTGCAATCGAGTTTTTGAAGAATATGGAAAAAATTGCTGCCGTAACTAATAATGTAACCTTGCCTGAGTTAATTTTTCTGGATATAGATATGCCCTTGATGGATGGCTTCCAGTTTCTGGATGAATTTGAGAAATTATCAAAAGAGACTAAAGAATATTGCAAAATCGTGATGCTCACTTCTTCAATAAATCCACAGGATATGAGCAAATCCAAGAAATATGATTATGTAAAAAAATACGTAAATAAACCTCTCACCCAGGATAGTCTGAAAAAATTAGGAATCTAA
- a CDS encoding glycosyltransferase family 87 protein translates to MQILSQTAFTKKTIGTTIFLLFVLICCIITATDGGDFDVYLDSARRLKNFENIYQPPFFKGLQYYYSPFFALVLSPFSSLPFIISETIWSLLSAFWLYRIWQLSTTYFDKEILIQKNKLRWVLLAFFLIVRFIMYNFSMIQVTIFLLWATLESLHLFKEDKYIKGGILLGIATNIKLLPILFLPYLLFRREFKGFTVAIIVFLCLLYLPAIFLGIEYNQFLLTEWWKIINPSNSEHTIEAGLGVHSLSSLVPVYITDTVGGLPIKRNFINLSYEVTQLVLNCVRLLFVVFTLVFLRTLPFKKNVAVLKDYWEYTYLFICTPLLFPHQQKYAYIYLFPAIIYLLYYFIIHFQFQRSKEIYFPLGIFILASFFFTPIIGSDIIGRYIYDVLQHFQILTIAAILLVPALLMCPPSKIESLVKN, encoded by the coding sequence ATGCAAATACTTTCTCAAACAGCATTTACTAAAAAGACGATAGGCACTACCATTTTTTTACTATTTGTCCTTATTTGTTGCATTATAACAGCAACAGATGGCGGTGACTTTGATGTATATTTGGATTCAGCACGGAGGTTAAAAAACTTTGAAAATATTTATCAGCCTCCTTTCTTCAAAGGCCTTCAATATTATTATAGTCCTTTTTTTGCCTTAGTATTAAGTCCTTTTTCTTCTCTTCCTTTTATTATTTCCGAAACTATATGGTCTCTTCTCTCAGCATTTTGGCTTTATCGTATTTGGCAATTATCCACTACTTATTTTGATAAAGAGATTCTTATTCAAAAAAACAAATTGAGATGGGTATTGTTAGCATTCTTCTTAATTGTACGTTTTATTATGTACAACTTTTCAATGATTCAGGTAACAATATTCTTATTATGGGCAACACTTGAAAGCCTTCATTTATTCAAAGAAGATAAATATATAAAGGGAGGTATATTATTGGGTATTGCAACAAATATAAAATTGCTTCCTATTCTATTTTTACCCTATCTTTTATTTCGTAGAGAATTTAAAGGTTTTACTGTAGCAATTATTGTTTTTCTGTGTTTGCTCTATCTGCCTGCAATCTTTTTAGGTATTGAATACAATCAATTTCTGTTAACTGAGTGGTGGAAAATTATAAATCCTTCAAATAGTGAACATACTATTGAAGCCGGACTTGGTGTCCATAGCTTATCCAGTTTGGTTCCTGTATATATTACTGATACAGTAGGTGGACTTCCTATTAAACGTAATTTTATTAATCTTAGTTATGAGGTCACACAGTTAGTATTAAATTGTGTAAGATTACTTTTTGTAGTATTTACACTCGTATTTCTCCGAACACTTCCATTTAAAAAAAACGTGGCTGTCTTAAAAGATTACTGGGAATATACATATCTGTTCATTTGCACTCCACTATTGTTTCCTCACCAGCAAAAATATGCATACATTTATTTGTTTCCCGCTATTATTTATCTCCTTTATTATTTTATAATACATTTTCAATTTCAAAGAAGCAAAGAGATATACTTCCCTTTGGGAATATTTATTTTAGCATCCTTTTTCTTTACACCAATAATTGGGAGCGATATCATTGGAAGATACATTTACGATGTATTGCAGCACTTTCAAATTCTTACTATAGCTGCCATTCTTCTCGTTCCAGCTTTGCTTATGTGCCCTCCATCTAAAATAGAATCATTAGTTAAAAACTGA
- the mfd gene encoding transcription-repair coupling factor, with protein MKSKDFLQLYREDSLIQTIERLFAYNIQNPVHLQCKGIVGSLDAVLAVALYLRKPQTHLFILHEKEEAAYFLNDLQNLLPDKEILFFPTSYRKPYQFIETDNANILRRAEVLSQLSMGGHELIVTYPEALTEKVISQKSLVQNTFVARVGEKLDTNFIAEFLLSYDFDKTDFVYEAGQFSIRGGIVDVFSFANDLPYRIELFGDEIESIRTFNPDTQLSVATASQVSIVPNIQSKIIVESRETFLSFLPKDAGIWAKDIELTLEVIDKYFEKATETYEATKEPKLISEPGELFDTRRNFLNQLKEKRVIEFGKKFYFKNAQKIEYPASAQPSFNKDFNLLATNLQDNLTHGYVNVIAADSIRQHERLNTIFQEISPYINYQSLNLAFREGFIDHNIKIACYTDHQIFDRFHRYKAKERFSKSKAMTLRELRTLQPGDYVTHIDYGIGRFAGLEKIEVNGSQQEAIRLVFRDDDLLYVSIYSLHKISKYTGKDGNPPQMSKLGSPEWENKKSRIKKQVKDIAKELISLYAKRKAAPGFAYSKDSFLQAELESSFLYEDTPDQAKATADVKKDMEQAHPMDRLVCGDVGFGKTEVAIRAAFKAATDGKQVAVLVPTTVLAMQHYKTFKERLEKFPVRVEYVNRFKTTQQIKETLQKVADGSIDILIGTHRLVGSDVKFKNLGLLIIDEEQKFGVKTKDKLKEMRVNVDVLTLTATPIPRTLHFSLMGARDLSIIATPPPNRQPVTTEVQTFSEEMIRDAISEELRRGGQVFFVHNRINDIVELGDTILRLVPDAKIGVAHGQMEGSKLEKTMLKFIDGEYDVLLSTNIIESGLDIPNANTIIIDRAHQFGLADLHQMRGRVGRSNRKAYCYLLTPPPSALSSDSRKRLHTLEEFSDLGDGFKIAMRDLDIRGAGNLLGAEQSGFISDLGFETYHKILDDAIQELKEEEFKELFADEINVKELITDCVIESDLSIIIPETYVPSISERLNLYSQLDNIKEETELEKFTTEIIDRFGQMPEEVKDLIEMVRLRWIAERLGFEKLTLKNGTMKGYFVPADNEKYFKSDVFGNILHYIQQNPRKCRLKEAKDKLILIFDEIKSISQAKEILSVIDEKAKMVI; from the coding sequence TTGAAGAGTAAAGATTTTCTTCAGTTATACCGCGAAGACAGTCTGATACAGACTATTGAAAGATTGTTCGCATATAATATTCAAAATCCCGTGCATTTGCAATGCAAAGGGATAGTGGGAAGCCTCGACGCAGTATTGGCAGTAGCTTTATATCTTAGAAAGCCACAAACTCATCTATTTATCTTACATGAGAAAGAAGAAGCCGCTTATTTTCTAAATGACCTTCAAAATTTACTGCCAGATAAAGAAATTCTGTTTTTTCCAACCTCATATAGAAAGCCATATCAATTTATAGAAACGGACAATGCCAATATACTCCGTCGAGCAGAAGTACTGAGTCAACTGAGTATGGGAGGCCATGAGCTTATTGTTACCTATCCGGAAGCACTAACAGAAAAAGTAATTAGTCAAAAATCACTGGTACAAAATACTTTTGTCGCACGTGTAGGTGAAAAACTGGATACCAATTTTATTGCTGAATTCTTGCTTAGCTATGATTTTGATAAAACGGATTTCGTTTATGAAGCTGGACAATTTTCTATTCGAGGTGGTATTGTAGATGTTTTCTCTTTTGCAAATGATCTCCCCTATCGGATTGAATTGTTTGGTGATGAAATTGAAAGTATACGTACTTTTAATCCTGATACTCAATTATCTGTTGCAACCGCATCACAAGTATCTATCGTTCCTAATATACAAAGCAAGATAATAGTTGAATCAAGAGAAACTTTTTTGAGCTTTCTTCCTAAAGATGCTGGAATTTGGGCAAAGGATATAGAGCTTACATTAGAAGTAATTGATAAATATTTTGAGAAAGCAACTGAAACATATGAAGCAACCAAAGAGCCCAAGCTTATTTCAGAACCAGGAGAATTATTTGATACCCGACGCAATTTTCTCAATCAGCTAAAAGAAAAACGTGTTATTGAATTCGGGAAAAAATTTTATTTCAAGAATGCACAAAAGATAGAATACCCTGCTTCTGCTCAACCATCCTTTAATAAAGACTTTAATCTCTTAGCAACAAACCTTCAGGATAACCTTACCCATGGTTACGTCAATGTCATTGCAGCAGATTCAATCAGGCAACATGAACGCTTGAATACTATTTTCCAGGAAATCAGCCCTTATATTAATTATCAATCTCTGAACCTTGCCTTTCGGGAAGGGTTTATAGATCATAATATTAAAATTGCCTGTTATACAGATCACCAGATTTTTGATCGGTTCCATAGATACAAGGCAAAAGAACGATTTTCTAAATCAAAGGCAATGACCCTACGGGAATTGCGGACTTTGCAGCCAGGTGATTATGTCACACATATTGACTATGGTATTGGAAGGTTTGCCGGATTGGAAAAGATAGAAGTGAATGGCAGCCAACAAGAAGCGATCAGACTTGTATTTAGAGATGATGATCTCTTATATGTGAGTATTTATTCGCTTCACAAAATATCAAAGTATACAGGTAAGGATGGCAATCCCCCACAGATGAGCAAACTTGGCTCACCAGAATGGGAAAATAAGAAATCCAGGATCAAGAAACAGGTCAAGGATATTGCCAAAGAACTTATCAGCCTGTATGCCAAACGCAAAGCAGCACCTGGGTTTGCCTATTCCAAAGATAGCTTCTTACAAGCTGAACTAGAATCTTCTTTCTTGTATGAGGATACGCCAGATCAAGCCAAAGCTACTGCAGATGTGAAGAAAGATATGGAGCAGGCTCATCCTATGGACAGGCTTGTATGTGGTGATGTTGGTTTTGGGAAGACAGAGGTTGCTATTCGGGCAGCATTTAAAGCCGCTACAGATGGTAAACAAGTAGCGGTACTGGTACCCACTACTGTACTTGCCATGCAGCATTACAAAACATTTAAAGAACGACTTGAAAAGTTTCCTGTTCGGGTAGAATATGTCAATCGATTTAAAACTACTCAACAAATCAAGGAAACACTACAAAAAGTAGCGGATGGCAGTATAGATATTCTCATAGGAACACACCGGCTTGTAGGAAGTGATGTTAAATTTAAAAACCTGGGACTCCTGATTATTGATGAGGAGCAAAAATTTGGTGTCAAAACCAAAGATAAATTAAAGGAAATGCGAGTGAATGTAGATGTACTCACATTGACAGCAACTCCGATTCCCCGTACTCTTCATTTCTCTTTGATGGGAGCCCGTGATCTTTCTATTATCGCAACGCCACCACCAAACCGCCAGCCGGTAACTACAGAAGTTCAGACATTTAGCGAGGAAATGATTCGTGATGCGATCAGTGAAGAACTACGCCGGGGAGGTCAAGTGTTTTTTGTTCATAATCGTATTAACGATATAGTTGAACTTGGCGATACTATTTTACGATTAGTTCCTGATGCAAAAATTGGTGTAGCTCATGGGCAGATGGAAGGAAGTAAACTTGAAAAAACCATGCTTAAGTTTATAGATGGAGAGTATGATGTATTACTTTCTACCAATATTATTGAATCTGGCCTGGATATTCCAAATGCGAATACTATTATTATTGATAGAGCTCATCAGTTTGGATTGGCAGATCTTCATCAGATGCGCGGCCGTGTAGGCCGAAGCAATCGCAAAGCCTATTGTTACCTGTTAACTCCTCCTCCTTCCGCACTGAGTTCTGATTCGAGAAAAAGACTACATACTCTTGAGGAATTCTCAGATCTGGGAGATGGATTCAAAATAGCAATGCGAGATCTGGATATTCGCGGAGCGGGAAATCTATTAGGAGCAGAGCAGAGTGGATTTATTTCAGATTTGGGCTTTGAAACGTATCATAAAATATTAGACGATGCTATTCAGGAATTGAAGGAAGAAGAGTTCAAAGAGCTCTTTGCGGATGAAATCAATGTAAAAGAATTGATAACTGATTGTGTCATTGAATCTGATCTGTCTATTATTATTCCGGAGACCTATGTACCCAGTATTTCAGAAAGACTAAACCTCTATTCACAACTGGATAACATCAAAGAGGAAACAGAGTTGGAGAAGTTTACAACCGAAATAATTGATCGATTTGGACAGATGCCAGAAGAAGTAAAAGATCTAATTGAAATGGTCCGGCTTCGATGGATAGCAGAGAGATTAGGTTTTGAGAAACTAACCCTGAAAAACGGAACTATGAAGGGTTATTTTGTCCCTGCAGACAACGAAAAATATTTTAAGTCTGATGTTTTTGGTAATATTTTACATTATATTCAACAAAATCCAAGAAAGTGCAGACTCAAAGAGGCAAAGGACAAACTCATCCTAATATTTGATGAAATCAAATCTATTAGTCAGGCTAAGGAGATATTATCTGTAATAGATGAAAAAGCTAAAATGGTTATATAG